A region of Lycium barbarum isolate Lr01 chromosome 1, ASM1917538v2, whole genome shotgun sequence DNA encodes the following proteins:
- the LOC132609635 gene encoding uncharacterized protein LOC132609635, whose translation MLKRQILKHISWKTQAKNYLFQAIDRSILETILCKDTSNKIWDSMKKKYRGNARAKRAQLQTLQGEFETLRMKSGESVSVYFSHTMAIVNKMRIHGERLEGVTIVEKILRSMLPKFNFAICSIEESTDLDTLSLDKLQNSLMVHEQKIVQQDAEEKALQVTTTSKDSGCRRSKWKGRNSDKAEEGNKKQMVNMVVINDTCPMGRRVKFGDNSRIVVKGKGKVKLQTKSLSMQIISDIYFALDLKTNLISVDQLYENGYDVSIKHGICRIQDSNHGLIVEAKMTTNKLFPLDMQNIGSANFRFSTKLNSQAWLWHYRYRHLNFGGLKMLQQKKMVSGLPNFDSPADICEDWEKSEAFISFKSFKALVEKETGCSIKILRTDRGGKYLSQEFIFFCESHGIRLQLTAAYTPQENGVCERKNRTIMNVVRSLLQKSHVPKVFWPEVVCWSVYVLNRSPSRAIHNMTPEKAWSGQQPDVPDFRFLAIGRKAKQPTTSLDLDDEYKEQEQLVVNVGASTLVHQEGISSQPQRNRKQPTWMADYEVSGNDQSGNEDSLIYLALFSGCDLVRFEDASNDLKWQKAMDVDIAVIEKNIDKYKARLVVKGYKQEYGVDYKKVFAPVYDDQPPGYVKNGSERKVYRLKKALYGLKQAPRAWYSRIDAYFHMENFKKCPYEHTLYTKIEDGKLVIETLERFGMQGCNSVTTPSELGLKLAKNPMGKQIDNTFFKQIVGCLIYLTVTRPDIMYSGSLVSRYMEHPKETHLFAAKRILRYVQGTSDYGILYKKEGKSELIGFTDSDFAGDKEDKKSTSGYVFMLGSRAISWCSKKQPIVTLSTTEAEFVAATVCATQAIWLKKVLAELRFQQQ comes from the exons ATGCTCAAAAGACAGATCTTGAAGCACATAAGTTGGAAGACTCAGGCAAAGAATTATCTTTTCCAAGCCATTGATCGTTCAATATTGGAAACAATTCTTTGCAAGGATACGTCAAATAAAATTTGGGACTCCATGAAAAAGAAGTACCGGGGAAATGCAAGGGCAAAGCGAGCACAGCTTCAAACTCTACAAGGTGAGTTTGAGACCTTGCGTATGAAGTCGGGAGAGTCGGTGTCGGTGTACTTCTCACACACTATGGCGATTGTGAACAAGATGCGGATTCATGGAGAAAGGCTGGAAGGTGTCACCATTGTTGAAAAGATCCTAAGGTCCATGTTGCCAAAATTTAATTTTGCTATCTGCTCAATTGAAGAGTCGACAGATTTGGATACTCTTTCACTTGATAAACTACAAAATTCTTTGATGGTTCATGAGCAGAAAATTGTTCAACAGGATGCAGAAGAGAAAGCATTACAAGTAACAACTACCTCAAAAGATTCTGGGTGTAGAAGGAGCAAGTGGAAGGGAAGAAACTCAGACAAAGCTGAAGAGGGAAATAAAAAACAAATGGTCAACATGGTTGTGATCAACGACACTTGTCCAATGGGAAGGCGAG TCAAGTTTGGGGATAATTCTCGCATTGTTGTCAAAGGAAAAGGGAAGGTGAAACTCCAAACAAAGTCTTTATCTATGCAAATTATCTCTGATATTTACTTTGCACTAGATTTGAAAACAAATCTTATCAGTGTGGATCAGCTTTACGAAAACGGCTACGATGTGTCTATCAAGCATGGAATTTGCAGAATTCAAGATTCTAATCATGGGTTGATTGTTGAAGCTAAGATGACTACAAATAAGCTTTTCCCACTTGATATGCAAAATATTGGCTCTGCCAACTTTCGTTTTTCAACAAAGTTGAACAGTCAAGCATGGCTTTGGCACTACAGATATAGGCATTTGAATTTCGGAGGACTAAAAATGTTGCAGCAAAAGAAGATGGTTTCTGGTCTTCCTAATTTTGATAGTCCTGCAGATATTTGTGAAGATTGG GAAAAATCTGAAGCTTTTATAAGTTTTAAAAGCTTCAAAGCTCTTGTTGAGAAGGAAACAGGATGCTCCATAAAGATTCTTCGTACTGATCGTGGAGGGAAGTATCTTTCACAAGAATTTATATTTTTTTGTGAATCTCATGGGATACGTCTGCAACTTACAGCAGCATATACTCCTCAAGAAAACGGAGTATGTGAGAGGAAGAATCGGACAATCATGAATGTTGTGCGAAGCCTTTTACAAAAGAGCCACGTGCCAAAAGTTTTTTGGCCTGAAGTAGTTTGCTGGAGCGTGTATGTTTTGAATAGAAGTCCTTCTCGTGCTATTCATAACATGACACCAGAAAAAGCTTGGAGTGGACAACAACCAGATGTTCCAGACTTTAGA TTTTTGGCCATAGGAAGAAAAGCCAAACAACCAACAACTTCTTTGGATCTTGATGACGAATACAAGGAGCAAGAGCAACTAGTAGTTAATGTAGGTGCTTCTACCTTGGTGCATCAAGAAGGCATTAGTTCCCAACCTCAACGAAATCGAAAACAACCAACATGGATGGCAGATTATGAGGTGAGTGGAAATGATCAATCTGGAAATGAAGATTCACTTATTTATTTAGCTTTATTTTCTGGTTGTGATCTCGTAAGATTTGAGGATGCCTCTAATGATTTGAAGTGGCAGAAAGCAATGGATGTTGACATTGCAGTAATTGAAAAGAACA TTGACAAGTACAAGGCGCGCTTGGTGGTAAAAGGATACAAGCAAGAGTATGGTGTTGATTACAAGAAGGTCTTTGCTCCG GTATATGATGATCAACCACCTGGTTATGTGAAGAATGGAAGTGAGCGTAAAGTTTATAGATTGAAAAAGGCATTATATGGGCTAAAACAAGCTCCCCGAGCTTGGTATAGCCGCATTGATGCTTATTTCCATATGGAGAACTTTAAAAAATGTCCATATGAGCATACACTTTATACAAAAATTGAAGATGGGAAGCTAGTTATT GAAACTTTAGAGAGGTTTGGAATGCAAGGTTGCAATTCTGTCACGACACCATCAGAGTTGGGACTGAAGTTGGCAAAGAATCCTATGGGAAAGCAGATTGACAacacctttttcaagcaaatcgtGGGATGTTTGATTTATCTAACAGTCACCAGACCGGACATAATGTATTCTGGTAGTCTTGTTAGCAGGTACATGGAGCACCCAAAAGAGACTCATTTGTTCGCTGCTAAAAGAATTCTCAGGTATGTGCAAGGTACCAGTGATTATGGTATTTTATATAAGAAAGAAGGTAAATCAGAGTTAATTGGCTTTACGGACAGTGATTTTGCTGGAGATAAAGAAGATAAGAAAAGCACTTCTGGTTATGTGTTTATGCTTGGATCTAGAGCTATATCATGGTGCTCCAAGAAGCAACCAATTGTTACGTTATCCACCACAGAAGCAGAGTTTGTAGCTGCAACTGTGTGTGCTACTCAAGCAATTTGGTTGAAGAAGGTATTGGCTGAGCTTCGTTTTCAGCAACAATAA